A window of Maioricimonas rarisocia genomic DNA:
GGACGCTGCCTGCAGGCTGCTCGTCCCCGCGCCGCGCGAGAGGGTGGCCGGGGTGCAGGACGATCGCACCTGCGTCCCTGAGCGGCTCCACGAAGACTCGATCGACGCGCTGCGGGGCGAGCCCACAGCCCCAGTCGTGACCCCGACCAGCCCCGATGACAGAGCACCCGCCGTGGACGCTGTTCAAAATCGGGGGGAGCCTGTTCGACCTGCCCGATCTGCGGGAGCGTCTGCAGCAGCTCCTCGAGCTGCGGTCCGGTCGCAACATTGCGATGCTGGCCGGCGGTGGTGCCGCGGCCGATCTTGTGCGGATGTGGGACCGTCGCTTCTGGCTGAGCGCCCCGGCAGCCCACTGGCTCGCCATTCGGGCCATGGGTCTCAACGCGGGGCTGCTGGCACACCTGATTCCCGGTGGGCGATTCGTCAGCGAACTGCGGGAACTGGAATCGGTTTTCGACGCAAGTCTGCCGGCGGTGCTTGACCCGGAACCTCTTCTCCGTCATCTCGAATCGCCGCCGCAAGCTCCGCTGCCGGAGTCGTGGGACGTCACCAGCGACACGATCGCGGCTCACCTGGCAGCCGCGCTGACATTCGACGAACTCGTTCTCGTCAAGTCGTGCGAACCTGCTGCGGAGACGGTCGAAGGCCTGGTTGCACATGGTCAGGTCGATCCGATGTTTTCGGATGCGGCCCGGCCGCTGCCGCAGGTCGGCTGGGCGAATCTCCGGGCGGAGCAGCTGCAGATCCGGCCGGTTTCGTCGGGGAATGCCCGCTGAACTTTGCGGGTTGGGGCAGCGTAAGCGTTTGCGAATGCCGCCGATGTCGTGAATCCGGCTTCGGTCCTGCCCGGGGACTGGCCGATATGTGCCACGGGCCGGTCATTCAGCATGGATGGAGAGAATGATGTCCACATCAGAAACGCACGCGCTGGCCATGGATCCCCGCACGGCGCTGAAGCTTGTCGATACGCTCGAAAAACAGGCCGAACGGACCGAAGATCCGTACCTGAAGCGGATACTGCTCCGGTCGAGTTGCGAGATCATCGATCACGTTCTCGGTCAGCACATGCCGGCCACGACGAAGAAGGCGGCCTGACCGCCCGATTCCGGTCGTCCGGTAGCGACGAATCCAGGGCGGCACCTCCTTTGAAGGTGTCGCCTTTTTTTCATGCGCGGCCGGCGAACGGTCAGCCGGCATCAGCGAGCGTTTGCATCCGGTCGCGGAACTTGCGCAATCGTCCCGC
This region includes:
- a CDS encoding amino acid kinase family protein gives rise to the protein MTEHPPWTLFKIGGSLFDLPDLRERLQQLLELRSGRNIAMLAGGGAAADLVRMWDRRFWLSAPAAHWLAIRAMGLNAGLLAHLIPGGRFVSELRELESVFDASLPAVLDPEPLLRHLESPPQAPLPESWDVTSDTIAAHLAAALTFDELVLVKSCEPAAETVEGLVAHGQVDPMFSDAARPLPQVGWANLRAEQLQIRPVSSGNAR